A part of Pieris napi chromosome 9, ilPieNapi1.2, whole genome shotgun sequence genomic DNA contains:
- the LOC125052393 gene encoding myosin tail region-interacting protein MTI1-like → MDKEQCLKLIRLYGEYRRLWDAQCPDYTNRGLREDAWRKISQEMNLPIAELKKKMDSLLGSYRREKSREKKSRITGSGRGEIYVSNWYAYEAFSFLGDRNHPGNTQDTLGEENASLDNTRNDDGYNEEKNETSNSTTTEGPKQKSTRPKKRSKMNESDDLTDNAISEALTLLQQCASDNISEKNDPYNVYGQYIGNELRKYDKITLAYVKNAINKIIFDADMGAYSGYSYYTQSYGEHDNLRYMSHPSSSSTPSTYSMPAASPMPSTSPMPPTSPMPPTSPMPPASSMPSTSPMPAASPMPPISPISMPPPPPSPAPHH, encoded by the exons ATGGATAAAGAACAGTGTCTTAAATTAATACGACTATATGGTGAATATAGACGACTTTGGGATGCGCAATGTCCTGATTACACAAATAGAGGACTAAGGGAAGATGCATGGAGAAAAATAAGCCAGGAAATGAACCTTCCAATAGctgaattaaagaaaaaaatggacTCTTTACTAGGGTCTTACAGGAGGGAAAAGTCgagagaaaaaaaaagccgAATCACAGGAtcag GTCGTGGTGAAATATATGTTTCGAATTGGTATGCCTATGAAGCCTTCAGTTTTCTAGGAGATAGAAATCACCCAGGAAATACACAAGATACTTTAGGTGAAGAA AATGCAAGTCTGGATAATACTCGAAATGATGACGGTTATAacgaagaaaaaaatgaaacTTCAAACTCGACGACAACGGAAGGACCTAAACAAAAGTCaactagacctaaaaagagaTCCAAAATGAACGAAAGTGATGATCTTACTGATAACGCCATATCTGAAGCATTAACACTCTTACAACAGTGTGCAAGCGATAATATATCAGAAAAAAATGATCCCTATAATGTGTATGGCCAATATATAGGAAATGAGTTGAGAAAgtatgataaaattacattagcatacgtaaaaaatgcaataaataaaattatctttgaTGCAGACATGGGAGCATACAGtggttatagttattatactCAATCATATGGTGAACACGAtaatttaagatatatgtCTCATCCCTCTTCCTCATCGACGCCATCTACATATTCGATGCCTGCTGCCTCACCAATGCCTTCTACCTCACCGATGCCTCCTACTTCACCGATGCCTCCTACTTCACCGATGCCTCCTGCCTCATCGATGCCTTCTACTTCACCGATGCCTGCTGCCTCACcaatgcctcctatctcacCAATTTCGATGCCTCCCCCTCCTCCTTCTCCAGCTCctcatcattaa